A region from the Gossypium hirsutum isolate 1008001.06 chromosome A08, Gossypium_hirsutum_v2.1, whole genome shotgun sequence genome encodes:
- the LOC107921820 gene encoding protein SET DOMAIN GROUP 40 isoform X2 → MKNYWQGGVCLAFADEVLCWLYGTVKESKILISISTSTICAAQKAVTKAKYEWEQAFTLMKELKLKPPLLTFRAWIWATGTILRRLDDWIDTLIILSGSIW, encoded by the exons ATGAAGAATTACTGGCAG GGAGGAGTCTGCCTGGCATTTGCTGATGAGGTACTGTGCTGGCTTTACGGAACAGTCAAAGAGAGTAAGATTCTAATTTCCATTTCCACAAGCACAATCTGTGCTGCTCAGAAAGCTGTCACAAAAGCTAAATACGAGTGGGAACAAGCCTTCACTCTCATGAAGGAACTTAAGCTTAAGCCTCCACTTCTCACTTTCAGGGCTTGGATTTGGGCTACTGGGACT ATACTCAGAAGGTTAGACGATTGgatcgacactctaatcatactATCCGGctcaatttggtaa
- the LOC107921820 gene encoding protein SET DOMAIN GROUP 40 isoform X1 → MKNYWQGGVCLAFADEVLCWLYGTVKESKILISISTSTICAAQKAVTKAKYEWEQAFTLMKELKLKPPLLTFRAWIWATGTVQIIARDKILQTSRNICYLCKHFLVR, encoded by the exons ATGAAGAATTACTGGCAG GGAGGAGTCTGCCTGGCATTTGCTGATGAGGTACTGTGCTGGCTTTACGGAACAGTCAAAGAGAGTAAGATTCTAATTTCCATTTCCACAAGCACAATCTGTGCTGCTCAGAAAGCTGTCACAAAAGCTAAATACGAGTGGGAACAAGCCTTCACTCTCATGAAGGAACTTAAGCTTAAGCCTCCACTTCTCACTTTCAGGGCTTGGATTTGGGCTACTGGGACT GTTCAGATTATTGCTCGGGACAAAATACTGCAGACTTCCagaaatatatgttatttatgcAAACATTTCTTAGTAAGATGA